A window of the Nibribacter ruber genome harbors these coding sequences:
- a CDS encoding acyl-CoA thioesterase, with product MSTEPSDKFSLAIQVQPADIDALGHVNNVVYVRWVQEVSAAHWEHVAPQEIKDQYLWVILRHEIDFLKPAMPNDTVTGYTWVGDYHGAKFERYVSLYRTGTQELLASAKTIWCLVDAKTMRPRRIEQALVELL from the coding sequence ATGTCCACAGAACCTTCAGATAAATTCAGTTTAGCCATTCAGGTGCAGCCCGCAGACATTGACGCCCTGGGCCATGTGAACAACGTGGTGTATGTGCGCTGGGTGCAGGAGGTTTCTGCGGCTCACTGGGAGCATGTGGCTCCTCAGGAAATCAAAGACCAATACCTATGGGTGATTCTACGGCACGAGATAGATTTCCTTAAACCCGCCATGCCCAATGATACCGTAACTGGCTATACCTGGGTGGGCGACTACCATGGGGCCAAGTTTGAGCGGTACGTAAGCCTGTATCGTACCGGCACCCAGGAACTCCTCGCCTCGGCCAAAACCATCTGGTGCCTTGTAGACGCCAAGACCATGCGCCCCAGACGCATTGAGCAGGCTTTGGTGGAGTTGTTGTAA
- a CDS encoding NCS2 family permease, with translation MAFNFELQKNGTSVQTEIIAGVSSFLATSYIIVVNPSILSQAGMPFAAVLTATVIVCFFSSLMMGLYAKNPILVAPGMGLNAFFTFTAVLGMQVPWPVALGAVFWSGVVFLLLSMFNVRTYIVRAIPRPLRYAIAAGIGLFITLIGFSNAKFIVPNPATIIGLGDLTPTVLTFLAGLLLTAVLLTKNVRGGILIGILFTTLLAYPIGRWWGLEDAAGPLIQWKGFFAAPDFSLLFQLDFVNSLQWAVVPVIFAFVFTDMFDSLSTLVGLAEAANLLDEHGEPRHVKRSLMVDAIATTLAGLVGSSPGTAYIESAVGIEAGGRTGLTAVVGAVLFLPFLFLAPLLAVVPAIATAPALVLVGVFMVRPITKINWGQLDEAIPAFLALVLIPFSYSITQGIIWGFLSWTFLKLITGKKEDVSWPLLIIDVFCILALVLE, from the coding sequence ATGGCATTCAACTTTGAGCTTCAGAAAAACGGCACCTCCGTCCAAACCGAAATCATTGCCGGCGTCTCTTCCTTCCTGGCCACTTCTTATATCATAGTGGTGAATCCCAGCATCCTGAGCCAGGCTGGCATGCCCTTCGCGGCAGTCCTTACCGCCACGGTGATCGTTTGTTTTTTCAGTAGCCTCATGATGGGTTTGTATGCCAAAAACCCGATTCTGGTGGCACCGGGCATGGGATTGAATGCGTTCTTCACGTTCACGGCGGTACTGGGCATGCAAGTGCCGTGGCCAGTGGCCTTGGGGGCAGTGTTCTGGTCGGGGGTGGTGTTCCTGCTGCTCTCCATGTTCAACGTGCGCACCTACATTGTGCGGGCCATTCCCCGGCCTTTGCGGTACGCTATTGCGGCGGGCATTGGCTTGTTCATCACCTTGATAGGCTTCTCCAATGCCAAGTTCATCGTGCCCAATCCCGCCACCATCATTGGCTTAGGTGACCTCACGCCAACGGTACTTACCTTTCTGGCCGGCTTGTTACTAACCGCGGTGTTGCTAACCAAGAATGTGCGCGGCGGAATATTGATTGGCATTCTATTTACCACTCTTCTGGCCTATCCCATTGGCCGGTGGTGGGGATTGGAAGATGCGGCTGGCCCTCTTATCCAATGGAAAGGCTTCTTTGCCGCGCCGGACTTCAGCCTGCTGTTCCAGTTGGATTTTGTCAATTCGCTGCAATGGGCGGTGGTGCCGGTTATCTTTGCCTTCGTGTTTACAGACATGTTTGACAGTCTTTCTACGCTGGTGGGGTTGGCAGAAGCGGCCAATCTGCTGGATGAACACGGAGAGCCCCGCCATGTAAAACGGTCTCTGATGGTAGACGCCATAGCCACCACCTTGGCGGGTTTGGTAGGCTCTAGCCCTGGTACGGCGTACATAGAATCTGCGGTGGGCATTGAGGCTGGCGGCAGGACCGGCTTGACCGCAGTAGTAGGCGCCGTGCTGTTCCTCCCCTTCTTGTTCCTGGCGCCGCTCCTGGCGGTGGTGCCGGCCATTGCCACGGCCCCGGCTCTGGTGCTGGTGGGCGTGTTCATGGTTAGGCCCATCACTAAGATAAACTGGGGTCAGCTGGATGAGGCCATTCCAGCGTTCCTGGCTCTGGTCTTAATTCCGTTTTCCTACTCCATTACGCAGGGCATCATCTGGGGCTTCCTTTCCTGGACTTTTTTAAAACTCATCACGGGTAAGAAAGAAGACGTCTCCTGGCCATTGCTCATCATTGACGTCTTCTGCATCCTGGCCCTGGTGCTGGAATAA
- the hemL gene encoding glutamate-1-semialdehyde 2,1-aminomutase, with translation MSLTHTTSQELFARAQDSIPGGVNSPVRAFKAVGGQPLFMKAAKGAYLFDEDGNQYLDLINSWGPMILGHAHEVIEKAVRDALPGSLSFGAPTRREVEMAELIISMIPSVEKVRMVNSGTEATMSAIRVARGYTGRDKIIKFEGCYHGHGDSFLIAAGSGAVTLGVPDSPGVTKGVANDTLTAPYNDLAAVQTLIDANPAQVAAIILEPVVGNMGLVVPAQGFLQGLRDLCTKEGIVLIFDEVMTGFRLARGGAQELYGVQPDMTTLGKIIGGGMPVGAYGGKREIMNAVAPAGPVYQAGTLSGNPIAMSAGMAALTYLNEHPEVYRHLQTITDKLVNGTKQNMQQLGLNYTINQVGSMFSLFFTEQPVTDFDSAKTSDLGRFGKYFHEMLQRGIYLAPSQYETLFVSTAITDDLADQYLKANLEALQLIHAS, from the coding sequence ATGTCACTAACCCATACCACCAGCCAAGAACTTTTTGCCAGAGCCCAGGACTCTATTCCGGGCGGCGTGAACTCACCTGTGCGTGCTTTTAAGGCCGTAGGCGGTCAGCCATTGTTCATGAAAGCGGCCAAAGGCGCTTATCTGTTTGACGAAGACGGAAACCAATACCTGGACCTCATCAATTCCTGGGGGCCCATGATTCTGGGCCACGCCCATGAAGTGATTGAGAAAGCCGTGCGCGATGCCTTGCCTGGTTCTCTTTCCTTCGGGGCCCCTACCCGCCGCGAAGTGGAGATGGCCGAGCTCATCATCAGCATGATTCCCAGTGTGGAGAAAGTGCGTATGGTTAACTCTGGTACAGAGGCCACCATGTCGGCTATCAGAGTAGCGCGTGGCTATACCGGTCGTGACAAGATTATCAAGTTTGAAGGCTGTTACCACGGCCACGGCGACTCTTTCCTGATTGCTGCTGGCAGTGGTGCGGTGACCCTGGGTGTGCCTGACAGCCCGGGCGTGACCAAAGGCGTGGCCAATGATACCTTAACCGCTCCTTACAATGACCTGGCCGCCGTCCAAACCTTGATAGATGCCAACCCGGCCCAAGTGGCGGCTATCATTCTGGAGCCTGTGGTAGGCAACATGGGCTTAGTAGTACCGGCACAAGGATTCTTGCAAGGATTGCGTGATTTGTGCACCAAAGAAGGCATTGTGTTGATTTTTGACGAGGTGATGACCGGTTTCAGGTTGGCCAGAGGCGGGGCGCAGGAACTGTATGGCGTACAACCAGACATGACCACGCTGGGCAAAATCATTGGCGGTGGCATGCCCGTGGGTGCTTACGGCGGAAAGCGCGAAATCATGAACGCAGTGGCTCCGGCCGGCCCCGTGTACCAGGCAGGCACCCTTTCCGGGAACCCGATTGCCATGTCTGCCGGAATGGCGGCTCTCACCTATTTGAACGAGCATCCTGAGGTCTACAGGCACTTGCAAACCATCACTGACAAGTTGGTGAACGGTACCAAGCAGAACATGCAGCAACTGGGGCTCAACTACACTATCAACCAGGTGGGTTCTATGTTCAGTTTGTTTTTCACAGAACAGCCGGTAACTGACTTTGACTCTGCCAAGACTTCAGATTTAGGACGCTTTGGGAAGTACTTCCATGAGATGTTGCAACGGGGCATTTACCTGGCCCCATCGCAGTATGAGACGCTGTTTGTATCTACGGCCATCACCGATGATCTGGCAGACCAATACTTGAAAGCAAATCTGGAGGCCCTCCAACTGATCCACGCTTCATAG